A window of the Candidatus Berkelbacteria bacterium genome harbors these coding sequences:
- a CDS encoding Type 1 glutamine amidotransferase-like domain-containing protein: protein MQNIKEKEQIYLSGGGNEKQSFPLDKFFFRTIPKNGRFLYIPIALRGHKLYLTAHLWMKSIVELHERTDVQFETVDNLSKYQIDTLKKFNGIYIGGGNTWSLIKELKNSEFANTLIQYIKAGGHVYGGSAGAIIMGKRIDTNDDENKVNLKDVSGFDLLNGFSVACHFRNEQNDQFKAWAVGNNLPIVCLPEGTGLIIEGGTAICAGVKPCTIYFANGAKKDVNPDESFDL from the coding sequence ATGCAAAACATAAAGGAAAAGGAGCAAATATATTTGTCGGGTGGTGGTAATGAAAAGCAATCATTCCCCCTCGACAAATTTTTTTTTCGCACAATACCTAAAAATGGACGCTTTTTATACATACCCATAGCACTTCGTGGTCATAAACTTTATCTGACTGCTCATTTATGGATGAAGAGTATCGTAGAACTTCATGAAAGAACAGATGTTCAATTTGAAACGGTAGATAATCTATCAAAATATCAAATCGATACCCTAAAGAAGTTCAATGGAATTTATATAGGAGGCGGAAACACATGGAGCTTAATCAAAGAGTTAAAAAACTCAGAATTTGCTAATACTTTGATTCAGTACATTAAAGCTGGTGGACATGTATATGGAGGAAGTGCCGGCGCTATTATTATGGGGAAAAGAATCGATACCAATGATGATGAAAATAAAGTAAATTTAAAAGATGTATCGGGCTTCGATCTTCTTAACGGTTTTTCAGTTGCTTGCCATTTCAGAAATGAGCAAAATGACCAATTTAAAGCATGGGCTGTAGGTAACAACTTGCCAATAGTGTGTTTACCAGAAGGAACGGGGTTGATCATAGAAGGTGGCACTGCTATATGTGCTGGTGTTAAGCCCTGTACTATTTATTTCGCTAACGGTGCAAAAAAAGATGTTAACCCTGATGAGTCTTTTGACTTATAA
- the serS gene encoding serine--tRNA ligase: MLDIHFILANMDLVKQNTNERYSNADVDKVVDLYGQLKRKRQRLEQEQRRSNQIAGQFKDAEESTREQLKIEVASLKKNITTLKNEITSISSEYNKEMLKVPNLVAIDVPPGKDERSNMPIKYVGEPTVFSFKPLDHVELGKKLDILDFEAATKVTGSKFYFFKNEAVLIELGLIRFALDLAIKHGFTPVTTPEIARDEIITASGFSPRGPESQIYSLMDSKLSLIGTAEITIGGYLANTVIPEKDLPIKISGVSHCFRTEAGSSGRENRGLYRVHQFSKVELYQFTLPCQSEAAHEEMLAIEEEFYQALRLPYRVLLMCKGDLGTPAYKKYDIEAWMPFIGEGGGYGEVTSTSNCTDFQARRLNTKFRCSVSGETHFVHTLNGTAVATTRTMLTILENNQQADGTVKIPEVLHGYLGFESIKPRIKIF, translated from the coding sequence ATGTTAGATATCCATTTTATTTTAGCGAACATGGACTTGGTCAAACAAAACACAAACGAGCGATATTCCAATGCCGATGTGGACAAAGTTGTTGACCTTTATGGACAGCTAAAGAGGAAGAGACAGAGACTTGAACAGGAACAACGACGTTCAAATCAAATCGCTGGACAGTTCAAAGATGCAGAAGAGTCTACAAGGGAGCAGCTCAAAATTGAGGTCGCAAGCCTCAAAAAGAATATTACGACTCTCAAGAATGAAATTACGAGTATTAGTAGTGAATATAATAAGGAGATGCTCAAAGTTCCTAACCTTGTTGCTATTGATGTGCCTCCGGGCAAGGATGAACGCAGCAATATGCCGATCAAGTATGTCGGCGAACCAACTGTGTTTAGCTTTAAGCCTCTCGACCACGTTGAGCTAGGCAAAAAGCTAGATATCCTGGATTTTGAGGCCGCAACCAAAGTCACGGGTTCTAAGTTCTATTTCTTTAAAAATGAAGCCGTGCTCATAGAGTTAGGCCTCATCCGTTTTGCACTTGACTTGGCAATCAAACATGGATTTACTCCGGTGACAACACCGGAGATAGCCCGGGACGAGATTATAACAGCCTCTGGGTTTTCACCACGAGGGCCAGAGAGTCAAATCTACTCTTTAATGGATAGCAAACTAAGCCTTATTGGTACTGCAGAGATTACTATTGGTGGCTATCTAGCCAACACAGTGATTCCAGAAAAAGATCTTCCAATAAAGATATCTGGCGTGAGTCATTGTTTTAGAACTGAGGCTGGGAGTAGTGGTCGTGAAAACAGAGGGCTTTATAGAGTACACCAATTCAGCAAGGTAGAACTATATCAGTTCACTCTTCCTTGTCAGAGCGAAGCCGCCCACGAAGAGATGCTCGCGATTGAAGAAGAATTCTACCAAGCCTTAAGACTTCCTTATCGTGTTTTACTAATGTGTAAGGGCGATCTAGGAACACCTGCTTACAAAAAATATGACATCGAAGCGTGGATGCCCTTTATTGGTGAGGGTGGCGGTTATGGCGAAGTGACGTCCACCTCAAACTGTACTGATTTCCAAGCAAGACGCTTGAACACCAAGTTTAGGTGCAGCGTTTCTGGTGAGACGCATTTTGTCCATACTTTAAACGGCACTGCTGTTGCGACTACTAGAACAATGCTCACCATTCTCGAGAATAATCAGCAGGCCGACGGAACTGTGAAGATTCCTGAAGTATTGCACGGCTACCTTGGTTTTGAGTCAATCAAACCAAGGATTAAAATCTTCTGA
- a CDS encoding histidine phosphatase family protein: MKEKSKGEKVVYFVRHGQSQGNISPVFQAPDAPLSEKGGQQAKNIAQRVSKLSFEAIISSPFERAQQTAEEIAKMTGKKVEYSELFVERVKPTSIYGKSFTDGKADRTWREWNESLFTPGMRIEDGENFDDIILRADKALEYLYNRKETSMVVVTHGYFMKTIIARVLLGNLLSGEIFRNIRKMASMENTGLTVLQYRGGFEEAPAWRLWIYNDHAHLAD, encoded by the coding sequence ATGAAAGAAAAATCTAAAGGAGAGAAAGTTGTCTACTTTGTCCGGCATGGGCAAAGCCAAGGGAATATTAGTCCTGTTTTTCAGGCACCTGACGCACCACTAAGTGAAAAAGGCGGGCAACAAGCTAAAAATATTGCCCAGCGAGTCTCAAAACTCTCTTTTGAAGCGATTATCTCTAGCCCATTTGAACGAGCCCAGCAAACAGCGGAAGAAATTGCGAAGATGACGGGTAAAAAAGTGGAGTATTCGGAACTTTTCGTCGAGCGAGTAAAGCCAACTTCTATCTATGGCAAGTCATTTACTGACGGAAAAGCGGACCGCACTTGGCGGGAGTGGAATGAAAGCCTGTTTACACCTGGCATGCGAATAGAAGATGGTGAGAATTTTGACGACATTATTTTACGCGCCGATAAAGCGCTTGAATATTTGTATAATCGAAAAGAAACATCGATGGTCGTTGTAACTCACGGGTATTTTATGAAAACGATTATTGCCCGGGTACTGCTTGGCAATCTACTATCAGGAGAAATTTTCAGGAATATTCGGAAAATGGCATCGATGGAGAACACGGGTCTGACTGTTTTGCAGTATCGAGGCGGCTTTGAAGAAGCGCCAGCCTGGCGTCTTTGGATCTATAATGACCACGCTCATTTGGCTGATTAG
- a CDS encoding fibronectin type III domain-containing protein: MKKRENPLLGTGIWILMILLVFCFTPGCGGGGGGSDPPPGGGGGGGGGNPPPPPQPPAAPSGLSATGVSTSQINLAWTDNANNETAFQVQRSPAGQNNFAQVGGNLPANTVIFQDVGLPADTAFDYRVRAINGVGNSAFSNTDEGRTLVNNPPPPTAPSNLRLNGVTTTSTIPLAWNDNSNNELGFRVFRSPTGQNTFAQVGGDLPAGTTSFTDVGLPQATTFDYVVRSFNGGGESANSNLLTASTQGAPPPPPSFNANPAWTSAVGTSGTGPDLGSVLVPRGNRILRLNQNTGVMESEITDPLFQACVGIVNDNGTLYIADGSGNILQKVGNNPASAWKNVGIMAGMRQGAGRLWVVVLTGGNSRAVRNFRISDKQEGTQFPVLNNAAGLEFLPDGRIAVGTSTGNFAIYNQDGSIFAPQTNLGGGLGPICTLDANFYAVGNTGAQERVEIFRVGDAALSSQGTLTVRGGGVTGMVANPGAELYVMRGNDTSQRYNRN, from the coding sequence ATGAAAAAGAGAGAAAACCCTTTGCTCGGAACCGGCATCTGGATCTTGATGATTCTACTGGTGTTCTGCTTCACTCCTGGTTGCGGCGGGGGTGGCGGTGGCTCCGATCCGCCTCCTGGCGGGGGTGGAGGAGGAGGTGGCGGCAATCCGCCGCCTCCTCCGCAACCACCGGCAGCGCCGAGTGGTCTGAGTGCGACCGGTGTCTCGACCAGCCAGATTAACCTGGCCTGGACCGATAACGCCAATAACGAGACGGCCTTTCAGGTGCAGAGATCGCCAGCCGGCCAAAACAATTTCGCCCAAGTGGGTGGGAACCTACCGGCAAACACCGTCATATTCCAGGATGTTGGCCTACCAGCCGACACGGCATTCGACTACCGCGTCCGCGCCATCAATGGCGTGGGGAACAGTGCGTTCTCGAACACCGATGAAGGGCGTACCCTCGTTAACAACCCACCGCCACCGACTGCGCCGAGCAATCTGCGCCTGAACGGTGTAACTACGACGAGTACGATTCCGCTCGCGTGGAATGACAATAGTAACAACGAACTGGGCTTCCGGGTGTTCCGGAGCCCAACCGGCCAGAACACCTTCGCTCAGGTAGGAGGAGATCTGCCCGCCGGAACCACGTCCTTTACGGACGTTGGACTACCACAGGCGACCACGTTTGATTACGTGGTGCGGTCGTTCAATGGTGGGGGCGAGAGTGCAAACTCCAACCTCCTGACTGCGAGCACCCAGGGTGCCCCGCCGCCTCCGCCTTCATTCAACGCCAACCCAGCCTGGACAAGTGCGGTCGGAACGAGCGGTACAGGCCCCGACCTTGGCAGTGTTCTGGTGCCGCGCGGGAATCGCATCCTGCGCCTCAATCAGAACACCGGCGTCATGGAGAGCGAAATCACGGATCCGCTTTTCCAAGCATGCGTAGGGATTGTTAACGATAATGGGACCCTGTATATTGCGGACGGATCCGGCAACATTCTCCAGAAAGTAGGGAATAATCCCGCGAGCGCCTGGAAGAATGTTGGGATTATGGCCGGCATGCGCCAGGGTGCAGGTAGACTCTGGGTTGTCGTTTTGACGGGTGGTAACTCGAGGGCGGTACGAAACTTCAGGATCAGCGACAAACAAGAGGGAACTCAGTTTCCAGTGCTGAACAATGCTGCTGGTCTAGAGTTTCTACCTGATGGAAGGATCGCCGTTGGCACCTCAACCGGAAATTTTGCCATTTACAATCAAGATGGCAGTATTTTCGCGCCCCAGACCAACCTTGGAGGTGGCCTTGGCCCCATCTGCACACTCGACGCCAACTTCTATGCCGTGGGTAATACAGGCGCTCAAGAACGCGTGGAAATCTTCCGCGTCGGGGATGCTGCCCTTTCGAGTCAGGGTACTCTGACTGTCAGAGGCGGCGGAGTAACCGGCATGGTCGCCAACCCTGGTGCCGAGCTCTATGTCATGCGAGGGAATGATACCTCGCAACGCTACAATCGCAACTAA
- a CDS encoding recombinase family protein — protein sequence MSIEAQLAELAEFAKRENIEIVETFIESKSAKKPGREIFNEMMSKVHESKEPIGLIAWHPDRLARNNVDGGQIIYSIDIGKIVSLRFPTFWFKPTPQGLFMLQVAFGQSKYYSDNLSENVKRGIRQKLRRGEWPGLAPFGYVNNPKTRTIEPDQMKARVIKKAFEEYTQGRHTLLSLGERLSFWGVVSGTGKPLCKATLQRMLTNKVYLGLIVHNGETYEGGFPAIVSRATFEKVQEVLKNRAKPRHSKKRHNFPFTGLLTCGECGAAITAQYAHGHGGTYKYYRCTKRLGSCSQSYLREDILTEQLKAEISKVALCEDWKEKMLAQVEVWEKENIQSSQSFAQNLEKEIKETETKLDRLVNAFLDGSIEKETYLAKKDELIITKTDLQRRKSDFGRKGNNWIEPLREWILTAHHAEKLASSNEFDEIKSLVEKIGTNRRLLSKQVLVGLRPPFDLIPNNELFAKRDPPKAGRASNPLVLKNR from the coding sequence ATGAGCATTGAAGCCCAGCTCGCGGAGTTGGCGGAATTTGCCAAGCGAGAAAATATTGAGATCGTGGAAACCTTTATTGAGAGTAAAAGCGCAAAGAAACCCGGCCGAGAAATTTTTAACGAGATGATGAGCAAAGTCCACGAGAGTAAAGAACCAATTGGCTTGATTGCGTGGCATCCGGACAGATTAGCCAGAAACAACGTTGACGGCGGACAAATAATTTACAGCATAGACATCGGCAAGATCGTTTCTTTGCGCTTTCCAACATTTTGGTTTAAGCCAACTCCGCAGGGGCTTTTTATGCTTCAAGTCGCCTTTGGCCAATCAAAATATTATTCCGACAATTTGTCGGAAAATGTAAAGCGCGGGATTCGCCAAAAACTCAGGCGGGGCGAATGGCCCGGCCTTGCGCCGTTCGGATATGTGAACAATCCAAAAACACGAACCATTGAACCCGACCAAATGAAAGCAAGAGTTATCAAGAAAGCGTTCGAGGAATATACACAAGGCCGACACACGTTGCTTTCTTTGGGTGAACGCCTGAGTTTTTGGGGCGTGGTGAGCGGGACCGGAAAACCGCTTTGTAAAGCGACACTCCAAAGAATGCTGACAAACAAAGTTTATTTAGGACTTATTGTCCACAACGGCGAAACATATGAGGGCGGTTTTCCGGCAATTGTTTCCAGAGCGACTTTTGAGAAAGTGCAGGAAGTATTAAAGAACCGAGCCAAACCGCGCCATTCTAAAAAGCGGCACAATTTTCCATTTACCGGATTACTCACCTGCGGCGAGTGCGGCGCGGCCATCACCGCTCAATATGCGCACGGACACGGCGGAACTTATAAATACTACCGTTGCACCAAGCGGCTTGGCTCGTGTTCGCAAAGTTATCTGCGCGAGGACATTTTGACAGAACAACTGAAAGCGGAAATCTCAAAAGTCGCTCTCTGCGAAGATTGGAAAGAGAAGATGTTGGCACAAGTTGAAGTATGGGAAAAAGAAAATATCCAGTCTTCGCAATCTTTCGCCCAAAATCTGGAAAAAGAAATTAAGGAAACCGAAACAAAGCTTGATAGGTTGGTGAACGCCTTTTTAGACGGCTCGATTGAAAAGGAAACCTATCTTGCCAAAAAGGACGAGCTTATCATTACCAAAACAGACCTCCAGCGAAGGAAGTCTGATTTTGGGCGAAAAGGAAACAATTGGATCGAACCTTTGCGCGAATGGATTTTAACCGCTCACCACGCTGAAAAACTGGCTTCGTCCAACGAATTTGATGAAATCAAATCGTTGGTGGAAAAAATTGGAACGAACCGCCGCCTGCTTTCAAAACAAGTCCTCGTCGGGCTTCGCCCGCCGTTTGATTTAATCCCAAACAACGAGCTTTTTGCGAAGCGAGACCCGCCGAAGGCGGGGCGAGCGAGCAATCCTCTCGTCCTGAAAAATCGTTAA
- the rny gene encoding ribonuclease Y, producing MLGLYIAIAILGGGIAGYAIRNATRKKTEEQVTAKQQELLLQAKNEALEIRERAKEDEEEKRRQITHLEEAVRARETKLDERLNKIEEELKQIDAKRESLSEREKAIDKLHDDQLSKLEAVAKLTKDAAREQLLKQVEIEFKDDLIAKIKDQKHLAQQEFDAWARKILATAMERLASESTTEHSIQPISIPSEDMKGRIIGKEGRNIQAFEKLTGVDVVIDESPDTITISSFDPVRRHMARVAMERLISDGRIHPGKIEEIWEKVDKEVSKEVQEAGEQAARDAGITGLHPDLVKIMGQLKFRTSYGQNVLKHSVEAANVAAMLAAEIGADVNISRKAAFLHDIGKAVDHEVPGAHHHISMDIARKYGMSEVVVNAIGAHHGDIEAKTVEAILVRVADAVSGGRFGARRDSYENYVKRVTELENIAKGFQGVDKAFAIHAGREVRILVKPNDVSDLDALRLAKDIAKKIEQDMQYPGMIKVNVIRELRAQEFAK from the coding sequence ATGTTGGGGCTTTACATCGCAATCGCGATTCTTGGAGGTGGAATCGCTGGTTACGCAATCCGCAACGCAACCCGCAAAAAAACCGAGGAACAGGTTACAGCCAAACAGCAGGAGCTTTTACTTCAAGCTAAAAATGAGGCGCTTGAAATTCGTGAACGCGCCAAAGAGGATGAGGAAGAAAAACGCCGTCAGATTACTCATTTAGAGGAAGCGGTGCGCGCTCGAGAGACTAAACTTGATGAGCGGCTGAATAAAATTGAGGAAGAGCTTAAACAGATCGACGCAAAACGAGAAAGTTTAAGCGAGCGGGAAAAAGCAATTGACAAACTTCACGACGATCAGCTCTCTAAACTCGAAGCGGTTGCTAAACTTACAAAGGACGCGGCGCGAGAACAGCTTTTGAAGCAAGTTGAAATTGAGTTCAAAGACGATCTCATCGCCAAAATTAAAGACCAAAAACACTTGGCTCAACAAGAGTTTGATGCTTGGGCGCGTAAGATTTTAGCGACTGCCATGGAGCGTTTGGCTTCAGAGAGCACAACCGAACATTCTATCCAGCCGATCAGCATTCCGTCAGAGGATATGAAGGGGCGGATTATCGGCAAAGAGGGGCGCAACATTCAAGCCTTCGAGAAATTGACGGGCGTTGATGTTGTGATCGACGAAAGCCCAGACACAATTACGATCTCAAGTTTTGATCCGGTGCGGCGGCACATGGCGCGGGTGGCGATGGAGCGTTTAATTAGCGATGGCCGCATTCATCCGGGCAAAATTGAGGAGATTTGGGAAAAGGTTGACAAGGAAGTTTCCAAAGAGGTGCAAGAGGCGGGCGAGCAGGCCGCTCGCGACGCCGGAATTACTGGACTCCACCCGGATCTGGTTAAGATTATGGGCCAGCTCAAATTTCGCACTTCTTACGGCCAAAATGTTCTCAAACATTCGGTGGAAGCGGCCAACGTGGCGGCGATGCTCGCGGCTGAAATCGGCGCCGATGTCAATATCTCGCGCAAGGCGGCATTTTTGCACGATATTGGCAAGGCCGTTGACCATGAAGTCCCAGGCGCTCACCATCATATCTCGATGGATATTGCTCGCAAATATGGGATGAGCGAGGTGGTTGTGAATGCGATCGGCGCCCACCATGGCGATATCGAGGCTAAAACAGTCGAGGCAATTCTGGTGCGCGTCGCGGATGCTGTTTCGGGTGGTCGGTTTGGCGCCCGCCGTGATAGTTACGAAAACTACGTTAAACGCGTGACCGAGCTTGAAAATATCGCCAAAGGTTTTCAGGGTGTGGATAAGGCCTTTGCAATTCATGCCGGCCGCGAGGTGCGAATTTTAGTTAAACCCAATGATGTCAGCGATCTCGACGCTCTTCGCCTAGCCAAAGATATTGCCAAGAAGATCGAGCAGGATATGCAGTATCCGGGCATGATTAAGGTTAACGTGATTCGCGAACTACGAGCTCAAGAGTTTGCAAAATAG
- a CDS encoding TIGR00282 family metallophosphoesterase yields MNILFIGDIMGRPGRTIVKQLAPKMRDQYQLDLVVANAENAHHGKGISLGIYEELRSAGVDWLTSGDHIWNVKEFMPELDNPKIQALRPANYPAGVPGRGLVSFEVGHESVTLINLQGRVFMNANLDNPFLVADSLLLKSKGFILIDFHAETTSEKNTFGHYVDGRAGAVVGTHTHVQTADERLLPQGTAYISDVGMTGPMEGSIGADLDYVTPSFTKGLPFRLEPAEGPGQFNAVLLKVENDKAQSITRIFECEE; encoded by the coding sequence ATGAACATCCTTTTTATTGGCGACATTATGGGGCGACCTGGGCGGACGATCGTTAAACAATTGGCGCCTAAAATGCGCGACCAGTATCAGCTTGATCTGGTGGTGGCAAATGCCGAGAATGCTCACCATGGCAAAGGCATCTCGCTTGGGATCTATGAAGAGCTTCGATCGGCTGGAGTTGATTGGCTAACAAGCGGCGACCACATTTGGAATGTCAAGGAATTTATGCCCGAGCTTGATAACCCTAAAATCCAGGCGCTTCGACCAGCCAACTATCCAGCAGGCGTGCCGGGTCGAGGGCTGGTAAGTTTTGAAGTCGGCCACGAGTCAGTTACCCTTATAAATTTACAGGGCCGGGTTTTTATGAATGCCAATCTAGACAATCCGTTTCTCGTGGCTGACTCACTGCTCCTAAAAAGCAAGGGTTTTATCCTAATTGATTTTCATGCGGAAACGACGAGTGAAAAAAATACCTTTGGCCATTATGTCGACGGCAGAGCAGGCGCAGTTGTGGGCACTCATACTCACGTCCAAACCGCGGATGAGCGACTCCTGCCGCAAGGCACGGCTTACATTAGCGACGTTGGCATGACTGGCCCGATGGAGGGCTCGATTGGCGCCGATCTTGATTACGTGACTCCTTCATTCACAAAAGGATTGCCATTCAGGCTTGAACCAGCTGAAGGACCAGGTCAATTTAATGCTGTTTTATTGAAGGTTGAAAACGACAAAGCACAATCCATCACTCGAATTTTTGAGTGCGAAGAGTAA
- a CDS encoding AI-2E family transporter has translation MHTPVQRIELTTWTMVRFFIILIGLFLLWRVLDILGLLFVVLIIVAALNPAVTWFVRQGIPRPASVTLLYLLLITALAVIFSLILPPLIIQLVTFTESFPAIIQRLTPLYSFLVESGAQQVLSSLTSQLSVFTQGVFSTTVQVFGGIVSVVTIFVLSFYLLLDVREARNTLITLLPANKVKPILAILSKTSDKIGHWLRGQITLSIIVGFVTFIGLVVLNVPYALALAVITGLLEIVPFIGAITAGILAILVAYAAGSIKLAAFVLIFYAIVQQIEGNFLVPKIMQSTTGLSPVVVIIALAVGANLAGIAGAIIAVPLAAGISVIFQEWPKLRE, from the coding sequence ATGCATACCCCAGTTCAACGTATTGAACTCACAACCTGGACGATGGTGCGATTTTTTATCATCTTGATAGGACTTTTCCTGTTATGGCGCGTGCTTGATATTCTTGGCTTACTCTTTGTTGTTCTAATTATCGTTGCCGCACTTAATCCTGCCGTAACCTGGTTTGTGCGCCAGGGCATTCCGCGCCCCGCAAGTGTTACTCTTTTGTATCTTCTTTTGATTACCGCGCTCGCAGTGATCTTTTCACTTATTCTGCCGCCGCTTATTATTCAACTTGTCACCTTCACCGAAAGTTTTCCTGCCATTATTCAGCGCCTAACTCCGCTTTATTCTTTCTTAGTGGAATCCGGCGCCCAGCAAGTTTTAAGCTCGTTAACTTCACAATTAAGTGTTTTTACTCAAGGCGTGTTTTCAACAACTGTTCAGGTATTTGGCGGCATCGTCTCGGTGGTGACGATTTTTGTTCTAAGCTTTTACCTTCTGCTTGATGTGCGTGAGGCTCGCAACACCCTTATTACGCTATTGCCAGCGAATAAAGTCAAACCAATTTTGGCGATTCTTTCCAAAACTAGCGATAAAATCGGTCATTGGTTGCGTGGGCAAATCACTTTAAGCATTATTGTCGGCTTTGTTACCTTTATTGGGCTTGTGGTACTCAATGTGCCCTACGCGCTCGCGCTTGCCGTGATCACCGGACTTTTAGAAATTGTACCCTTCATTGGGGCAATTACTGCCGGGATTTTAGCGATTTTAGTTGCTTATGCCGCTGGTTCGATCAAGCTTGCGGCGTTTGTTTTGATCTTCTACGCGATTGTTCAGCAAATTGAAGGCAACTTTTTGGTACCCAAGATTATGCAAAGCACAACTGGACTTTCACCGGTTGTGGTCATTATCGCTCTTGCAGTCGGGGCGAATTTAGCGGGCATTGCCGGCGCGATTATCGCCGTGCCCCTAGCCGCTGGGATTTCAGTGATCTTTCAGGAATGGCCAAAACTTAGAGAATAG
- a CDS encoding 5-formyltetrahydrofolate cyclo-ligase, with amino-acid sequence MDLQNLSNLSAKNKKECLRIELRSKRRRYVIGAHASNIFLSRFLACHEFAVAKRYFVYVDHQGEASTNGIINWILKNDKQLFLPVRISEKQMLPARVARTFNVDRNGFLTQKNWVPYREKIDVCLVPGLAFTKAGQRLGTGKGYYDRYLAQYPPYKSVGLAWDWQILPDIPTESHDVLMNYILTPTHLYVGK; translated from the coding sequence ATGGATCTACAGAATCTCTCAAACTTGTCAGCCAAGAATAAAAAAGAATGTCTACGCATAGAACTACGATCGAAACGGCGCAGATATGTCATTGGCGCTCACGCCAGCAACATCTTTTTGTCACGATTCCTAGCCTGCCATGAGTTCGCCGTGGCAAAGAGATATTTTGTATATGTTGATCATCAAGGCGAAGCATCAACTAACGGCATCATCAACTGGATTCTTAAGAATGATAAGCAACTTTTTTTGCCGGTGCGTATCTCGGAAAAACAGATGCTTCCAGCGCGAGTTGCGAGAACTTTTAATGTTGATAGAAATGGATTTCTAACTCAAAAAAACTGGGTACCATATCGAGAGAAAATTGACGTTTGTCTTGTGCCCGGATTGGCTTTTACAAAAGCTGGTCAACGTCTGGGTACGGGTAAAGGTTATTACGATCGTTACCTTGCCCAATATCCTCCTTATAAAAGTGTGGGGTTAGCTTGGGATTGGCAGATTCTGCCCGACATTCCAACTGAATCACACGATGTTTTAATGAATTACATTCTAACGCCAACCCATCTTTACGTTGGTAAATAA